A region from the Linepithema humile isolate Giens D197 chromosome 1, Lhum_UNIL_v1.0, whole genome shotgun sequence genome encodes:
- the LOC105679138 gene encoding A disintegrin and metalloproteinase with thrombospondin motifs 2-like, translated as MIVTWSEYSRKKSKKLWERKTCLRDQAKTMISKKENVDKSRKKLTIELAVFLDKAAYHMYMPILDNDEDKLLNMILAYVNQIQAFFHHTSFATPVDILLVRLEVMEKQLSTYFIGKENELLSLFCNYASIQNPPKDDDPDHWDIGLYLTRIDLYKIENPQKYYDMIGMAYTNSSCTHYFSCAIVAFGTTGLNTPSGFMTSRAAARQIGHLLGINHDNGSFDSTCAKDKYMMADLQYRRGQIAWSECSRNIAKELWKAQPCLRDHTRRKILEDGLEHSSYRDLPGRNWTAKAQCQLFLRDKDANVITLHDICQVLQCETPHENKYFFAGPALDGTHCALEKECRGGECVPVIKPPLPYCKEDNWSEWEEDSCKSNCLTKSKGVVIKRRSCKHATYKTASCNGPYYDVVLCNDSSFCTKERKTIAEYTDLKCTEFSFILKSYYKEYFKYVPKIGPGQQNSHDVGKPWIACTIYCQREEKIFANYSIFYFYTPRLELLELDVNPYFPDGTWCHEKDGQDYYCRQHYCLPKNYSIEE; from the exons ATGATCGTAACATGGTCCGAGTATAGTcgtaaaaaatctaaaaaactCTGGGAAAGAAAAACGTGTCTTAGAGATCAAGCAAAAACGATGATCTCTAAAAAGGAAAATGTCGATAAATCGCGAAAGAAATTAACCATAGAACTTGCCGTTTTCCTCGACAAAGCAGCGTATCATATGTACATGCCTATTCTGGATAATGATGAGGATAAGTTACTCAATATGATATTAGCATACGTGAACCAAATTCAAGCTTTCTTTCATCATACAAGTTTCGCTACTCCAGTTGATATATTATTGGTACGATTGGAAGTTATGGAAAAACAACTGTCAACTTATTTTATCGGCAAAGAAAATGAATTGCTCTCTTTGTTCTGCAATTACGCGTCAATACAAAATCCTCCAAAAGACGATGATCCCGATCATTGGGACATTGGCCTTTATCTAACCAGAATAGATCTTTATAAGATAGAAAACccacaaaaatattatgacatGATAGGAATGGCTTATACCAATTCCTCGTGTACCCACTATTTTTCGTGCGCCATAGTAGCATTCGGTACTACAGGTCTGAACACACCCTCGGGTTTTATGACGTCTCGTGCTGCTGCTCGTCAGATCGGCCATCT ATTAGGAATAAATCACGATAATGGCTCTTTCGATTCGACGTGTGCGAAAGACAAATACATGATGGCAGATTTGCAATACCGTCGGGGCCAGATAGCATGGTCCGAGTGTAGTCGTAACATTGCGAAAGAACTCTGGAAAGCACAACCGTGTCTTCGCGATCACACGAGACGAAAAATTCTCGAAGATGGATTAGAGCATTCAAGTTATCGCGATTTACCCGGAAGGAACTGGACTGCCAAAGCACaatgtcaattatttttacgcgacaaaGATGCAAACGTAATCACGTTGCATGATATATGTCAAGTCTTACAATGCGAAACGCCTCACGAGAATAAGTACTTCTTTGCAGGACCAGCACTGGATG GAACTCATTGTGCACTCGAGAAAGAATGTCGCGGCGGAGAATGCGTGCCCGTAATCAAACCACCTCTCCCATATTGTAAAGAAGATAACTGGAGTGAATGGGAGGAAGACTCCTGTAAAAGCAATTGCTTGACGAAATCGAAAGGTGTGGTAATCAAACGACGTTCTTGCAAACATGCTACTTACAAAACGGCTAGTTGTAATGGGCCATATTACGACGTGGTTCTGTGTAATGACTCCAGCTTTTGCACTAAAGAACGCAAAACGATTGCCGAATATACTGATTTAAAATGCACCGAATTCAGCTTTATATTGAAATCATACTACAAAGAATATTTCAAGTACGTACCGAAAATTGGGCCAGGACAGCAAAACTCTCATGACGTTGGGAAACCGTGGATAGCCTGCACCATATACTGTCaacgagaagaaaaaatatttgctaattatagtatattttatttctacacaCCACGCCTGGAATTGCTTGAATTAGATGTCAAcccatactttccagatggaACGTGGTGTCACGAGAAGGATGGGCAAGATTATTACTGCCGTCAGCATTATTGTCTGccgaaaaattattcaatcgaAGAATAA
- the LOC136997308 gene encoding uncharacterized protein — MSQSEKAGDMPGADAAQIGRVSVRVPPFWPEEPELWFAQLESQFLLSAVTSDSTKYAYAISQIETKYIKEIKDVITNPPPCGKYEAVKRALIQRLSDSQEHRIRQLLEREELGDRKPSQFLRHLRTLAGNAVPDQLLRTLWLGRLPAQMQIILATRADDLLEDVAEQADRVYEVTCRTVAVLDKPKETKSKPTGSLEDQIQALVKQVAALNTRLGRQEHRHKQQRHRSRSRSRTKSNSEEDSEFCFFHRRFGSKARKCTEPCTYKEKKKDKTEN; from the coding sequence ATGAGCCAATCAGAGAAGGCCGGCGATATGCCAGGCGCCGACGCAGCACAAATCGGCAGAGTATCGGTGCGAGTACCACCTTTTTGGCCGGAGGAACCAGAATTATGGTTCGCCCAATTAGAGAGCCAGTTCCTGCTGAGCGCCGTCACGTCGGATTCAACCAAGTACGCATACGCAATCTCGCAAATCGAAACAAAATACATTAAGGAAATCAAAGATGTGATAACGAATCCTCCGCCATGCGGGAAATACGAAGCCGTAAAAAGGGCACTCATTCAAAGGCTGAGCGACTCACAGGAACACCGCATCCGCCAATTATTAGAGCGAGAGGAACTTGGCGACCGAAAGCCATCGCAGTTCCTGCGCCATCTAAGGACGCTCGCGGGCAATGCCGTGCCTGATCAACTCCTGCGCACGCTATGGCTGGGGCGTTTACCGGCCCAAATGCAGATCATACTAGCGACGCGAGCTGACGATCTTCTCGAGGACGTGGCGGAACAGGCCGACCGTGTCTACGAAGTCACATGCCGAACAGTCGCAGTTTTGGACAAGCCGAAGGAGACGAAATCAAAACCTACCGGCTCGCTCGAGGACCAGATTCAGGCATTGGTCAAGCAAGTCGCCGCACTCAACACGCGATTGGGCCGGCAGGAGCACCGCCACAAACAGCAGCGCCACAGATCGCGCAGCCGCAGCCGGACCAAATCAAATTCGGAAGAAGACAGCGAGTTTTGCTTTTTCCATCGGCGATTCGGTAGCAAGGCAAGAAAGTGTACAGAGCCATGTACATataaggagaagaagaaggacaAAACGGAAAACTAG